The DNA segment CAGTAGCCCAGCTCAACGGTGATAAATTCCTTAAACGGTTATCCACTGCGGCGCTGGAAGCACTCTCCATCATAGCCTACAAGCAACCCGTTACAAAAGCGGAGATTGAAGCCATCCGCGGCGTAAGCAGTGACTATGCCATCCAGAAATTACTGGAAAAAGAGCTCATCGTCATCACTGGCCGCAACGAAAAAATGCCCGGTCACCCCCTGGTATACGGTACTTCCAAGAACTTCATGGATTATTTCGGCATCAACACTGCCGAAGACCTGCCCAAGCTCAAGGAAGTATTTGATGAAGCCATGGTCAATGCCACCAATGTAAATGATGCCATTGCCGAACAGGCCAGCCACGAAGCAGCCGGTAATACGGCAGCGGGCGACCGTACAGATGATGATGCCATCGTGATGGTAGTGGGTGAGAACGGGGAATTGATAGAAGGCGCAACTGGTCACGGGCACCTCAATGGTGAAGCTGTTGACTTTGTATCCGCCGGGGAAACAAATGAGGAAGAAAGCGGGGAAGAAGGAACAGAAACAACTGCCGGAGAAGAGCTGATCGTAGAACACATAGTTATAGAAGAAATTGAGGAAGACCCGGGTCCGGACTCTCCTGAAGAGGAGGAGGGCGAAGAAGAAGAAAACGGAGAGGATGACGACGAAGAGCTGGAAGGCGAAGACCTGGAAGAAGAAAACGAAAATGGTGATGAGGAAGAAGAGAATGACCTGGAAGAAGAGGAAGACAATGAGGGAGAGGATGATGAGGAAGGTGAAGACGACGGTAAAAAAGACAGACGCTGATACCGCCTTTATTTGAGAGATAGTTTTTTGAGATACAAAATGTCACAGCATGGGCTGTGACATTTTTTTTACCAGTATATTCGCAACCTATGTCACAGCAACTCACTAAAGCATATTTGGCCCAACTGGCAGCCGAATTCGGCACCCCCCTTTACGTTTACCACGCAGAAAAGATAAAGGAGCAATACCAGAAACTCACCACTGCTTTCCGTAAAAGTGATACTGTTTTCTTTTATGCCTGTAAGGCATTGACCAATATTAATATCCTTAAATATATATGTTCACTAGGCGCCAATGTAGACTGCAGTTCTATCAATGAGGCAAAACTGGCCCTGTATGCCGGCTTCCCGCCGGAGCGTATCCTCTACACCTCCAATGGCATTGCCTTCAGTGAAATTGCGGAGGCGAAAGAGCTCGGCATCATCATCAACATTGACAGCCTTTCCAACCTCGACAAATTTGGCCAGCAGTACGGCCACTCCTATCCGGTAGGGCTTCGCCTGCGCCCCAATATCATGGCGGGCGGCAACCTCAAAATATCTACCGGTCACGATAAAAGTAAATTCGGTATCCCTGTAGATCAGATAGACCAGATACTGGCGATCGTAAAAAAACACAACCTGCGCATCAGCGACCTGCACATTCATACCGGCAGCGAGATAAAGGACGTAGATGTTTTTGTAAAAGGTATTGAAGTGCTGTTCGACATTGTGCCGCAGTTTAAGGAACTGGAATTTATTGACCTTGGTGGCGGCTTCAAAGTGCCTTACCAGGACGGCGATGTGGAAACGGATATCAACCTGCTGGCGGAAAAAGT comes from the Paraflavitalea devenefica genome and includes:
- the lysA gene encoding diaminopimelate decarboxylase → MSQQLTKAYLAQLAAEFGTPLYVYHAEKIKEQYQKLTTAFRKSDTVFFYACKALTNINILKYICSLGANVDCSSINEAKLALYAGFPPERILYTSNGIAFSEIAEAKELGIIINIDSLSNLDKFGQQYGHSYPVGLRLRPNIMAGGNLKISTGHDKSKFGIPVDQIDQILAIVKKHNLRISDLHIHTGSEIKDVDVFVKGIEVLFDIVPQFKELEFIDLGGGFKVPYQDGDVETDINLLAEKVGAAFASHPNPGGRPLQVWFEPGKFLVSECGYFVTQVNVMKQTSAATFVSVDSGFNHLIRPMFYDAYHHIENISNPGRAPKKYSVVGNICETDTFAWDRTLNEVREGDYLVFRNAGAYGFEMSSNFNSRYKPAEVLVIDGKAHLIRKRDEFNDLLRNQVQVL
- the scpB gene encoding SMC-Scp complex subunit ScpB; translated protein: MEIGHLIPHIEALIFASDKPLTALELTELINNAFGFMEDKIVLDQVESALEGIVEKYKSEFYPFEVRESGGGWQFLTKRDYHKTVAQLNGDKFLKRLSTAALEALSIIAYKQPVTKAEIEAIRGVSSDYAIQKLLEKELIVITGRNEKMPGHPLVYGTSKNFMDYFGINTAEDLPKLKEVFDEAMVNATNVNDAIAEQASHEAAGNTAAGDRTDDDAIVMVVGENGELIEGATGHGHLNGEAVDFVSAGETNEEESGEEGTETTAGEELIVEHIVIEEIEEDPGPDSPEEEEGEEEENGEDDDEELEGEDLEEENENGDEEEENDLEEEEDNEGEDDEEGEDDGKKDRR